The Amblyomma americanum isolate KBUSLIRL-KWMA chromosome 5, ASM5285725v1, whole genome shotgun sequence genome window below encodes:
- the LOC144134884 gene encoding uncharacterized protein LOC144134884 has translation MGLLYNTFHRLFGPPVNQAPFPPPPTRPPLPISVDIRSCSRRRTPVAALQQTAATLLQESLGGHLQVYTDGSVLPATGQAAAACVAPALGAALSCHLRFPANSTAAELAGLHLAADLLLLLPGQQPAVILTDSRAALQLLRQHQPIQHTVGNLKARLMAIQDAGRPVSLQWLPSHVGITGNEAADQLAGAAHTNGSPVSSKVTQLDFARPALRQAVRALHPDPRVASGVRFMRVPDCLPRRERALILRLRTGCSWTQARLHRHGRAPSPACSFCGADETLGHLLCACPNLEAARRDMTAGYRNLGLPSYSDQDLLHPKRSQTDAFRLLLEFLQSTGLASRL, from the coding sequence ATGGGGCTCCTGTATAACACTTTCCACAGGCTCTTCGGCCCCCCTGTCAACCAGGCACCATTCCCGCCCCCACCAACAAGGCCGCCGCTtcccatctcggtggacatccggagCTGCAGTAGGCGCCGCACACCTGTTGCTGCCCTGCAGCAGACTGCTGCCACCCTGCTGCAGGAGTCCCTGGGAGGACATCTCCAggtctacaccgacggctcggTACTTCCAGCAACAGGCCAGGCCGCTGCGGCCTGCGTAGCACCGGCCTTAGGTGCAGCACTGTCGTGCCACCTGCGGTTCCCAGCCAACTCCACGGCAGCTGAACTGGCGGGCCTCCACCTGGCAGCAGACCTGCTCctcctgctgcctggacagcaaCCCGCAGTCATCTTAACCGACTCGAGAGCAGCCCTCCAGCTGCTGCGCCAGCACCAGCCCATACAGCACACGGTGGGCAACCTTAAGGCCCGACTTATGGCCATCCAGGATGCTGGCCGTCCGGTCTCCCTACAGTGGCTGCCTTCACACGTTGGCATCACTGGGAACGAGGCTGCGGATCAGCTGGCCGGAGCCGCCCACACCAATGGCTCCCCGGTGTCCTCAAAAGTAACGCAGCTGGACTTCGCCCGTCCTGCTCTTCGGCAGGCCGTACGGGCCCTCCACCCCGATCCCCGCGTGGCCTCAGGAGTCCGCTTCATGCGGGTACCCGACTGCCTGCCACGGAGGGAACGGGCCCTAATCCTGCGACTACGAACGGGCTGCTCATGGACACAGGCCCGGCTACACCGACATGGCAGAGCCCCATCCCCGGCCTGCTCCTTCTGTGGGGCAGACGAGACTCTGGGCCACCTCCTCTGTGCCTGCCCGAACCTAGAGGCCGCCCGGCGTGACATGACTGCAGGGTACCGCAACCTAGGGCTGCCCTCCTACTCGGACCAAGACCTGCTGCACCCAAAGCGCAGCCAGACTGATGCCTtccgactgctgctggaattcctaCAATCTACGGGATTAGCCAGTCGGCTATAA